The region GGAAATAATTTAAAAGATCACTGGGAAATTGCCAATAAATTAAACCTCTGGGATAGTGAGAGGTCTTCAGTGATAGCAAAAAGTCGATTTGTAACCCTTTTCAAACAAGCAGCAAAACTTGAGAGATCACTTATAAATTTCATGCTTGATTTACATGTTAAGAAAGGATATTTAGAAGTTCTTCCACCAGCTCTTGTAAACACAGCTAGTCTAACTGGATCTGGACAGTTACCAAAATTCGCAGAAGAAAGTTTTAAATGTGCTGATGATGATTTATGGCTGACTCCTACTGCTGAAGTTCCAATAACATCTCTTCATCGTGGAGAGATCATTCCTAAAGATTTGCTGCCGTTAAGATACGTTGCTTATAGCCCTTGTTTCAGAAGAGAAGCTGGAAGTTACGGAAGGGATACAAGAGGTTTAATCAGACTTCATCAATTCAATAAAGTTGAACTGTATTGGTTTACTACTCCAGAAAAATCTGAAGAGGCTTTAGAACAAATCACATATGATGCAGAATCTGTGTTGCGAGAACTCGAACTACCTTACCGAGTAATTCAACTTTGCACAGGAGACTTAGGTTTCTCCGCAAAAAAAACTTATGATTTGGAGGTTTGGCTACCAGGTGCAAATACTTTTAGAGAAATATCTAGTTGCAGTAATTGTGGAGACTTTCAAGCTAGACGTTCTTCAATACGAACAAAAGATAACAATAAAAAAAATATACTTTTGCATACCTTAAATGGAAGTGGATTAGCTATAGGTCGCACTATGGCTGCGATTTTGGAAAACGGTCAACAATCTGATGGAAGTATCAATTTACCAAAAGCCTTAATACCTTACTTCGGTTCGAACAAATTACAGCCAGAATAACCCAATCAAAATCTAATTAATGAACGTTCTATTATCTATAGCTGTACTTGGCCTTCTGATTTTTTTTCATGAGTCTGGTCATTTTTTAGCAGCAGTTCTTCAAAAAATCAAAGTCAGTGGTTTTTCAATTGGTTTTGGACCAGCTCTTTTGAAAAAGGAAATAAATGGAATTACTTATTCACTTAGATCTCTTCCTCTAGGGGGATTCGTGTCATTTCCTGATGAAGAAACTGATTCATTAGTTCAACCCAATGACCCAGATCTTTTAAAGAATAGACCAATTCACCAAAGGGCAATAGTTATTTCAGCGGGTGTAATAGCAAATTTATTACTTGCTTGGATAGTACTTATTGGTCAAGCAAGCTTTGTAGGGATTCCTAATCAACCTGAACCTGGAGTAATAATCATGGGAATCCAGCCAGACGAGCCTGCATTTAATTCAGGATTAGTTGCTGGAGATCGAATAATGAGCGTAAACGGTGAAGAATTAGGCAGCGGTAAAGAAGGCATTATGAATTTAGTCAATATCATTCAAAAATCATCTGGAGAAGAATTACTTTTTGAGAGAATTAATGAAGGAGAAAGCGAGACGGTTTCTATAATCCCATCTGAAAACGAAGGGAATGGGAGGATAGGAGCTCAGTTGCAACCAAATCTTCCCAATGAAGTATCGAAAGCAAAGAATATTGGAGAAATATTGGACAGCTCAAATTCACAATTTTATGAATTACTAAGTCGGACAGTTATTGGTTATAAAAGTTTGATTACTAATTTCTCTTCAACTGCTCAGCAGTTGAGTGGACCAGTCAAAATAGTTGAAATTGGTGCTCAGCTTTCAGAGCAAGGAGGGTCAGGTCTTGTACTCTTTTCTGCTTTGGTTTCAATTAATCTGGCAGTTCTTAACTCTTTACCATTGCCTCTTTTAGATGGAGGACAACTTTTTCTTCTAATTCTAGAGAGTATCCGTGGAAAGCCAGTTCCAGAAAAAGTTCAATTAGCTTTTATGCAATCTGGATTTGTTTTACTAGTTGGACTAAGTGTTGTTTTAATAATCCGCGATACAACTCAACTATCTTTATTTCAACAGCTTGTCCATAGATAATAACCTAAAAAATGGATTATTTAAATTTGAAAAAAATATTTTGAAAATAAATTTCCTGCAATTTCTTAAAACAATCAGGCAAAGAGTTAAAATGATATCCAAACGTGTTTAATAAGCACCTTAATGGCCAAAAAGTCAATGATAGCGCGTGATGTAAAGCGCAAAAAACTTGTAGAAAGATACGCAGCGAAGCGTAAAACTCTTATTGATGCTTTCAAATCAGCTAAAGATCCTATGGAAAGGCTAGAAATCCATCGAAAGATTCAAGCTTTACCAAGAAATTGTGCACCAAATAGAATTAGAAATCGTTGTTGGGCCACGGGTAAACCAAGAGGCGTTTATAGGGATTTTGGCTTATGCAGGAATCAACTTAGATCAAGAGCTCATAATGGAGAATTACCTGGAGTAGTAAAATCAAGTTGGTAATAACTATCAGCAAATTTATTTAAACCAAGAAGTGGGAAAGATTATATTTCCCACTTCTTTTTTAATTTTATAGTTTCAGGAATTGTGGTAAATGTTTCCTCTAGGAAACAAATCTATCGAGATTTTTACTCAATTAGTCCCATCAAGTGTAAGAATGTCTAAAGACAAAAAGCTATAAAGGCACGTGCAAGGTCAGACAAAATCCGTTTCCTTCGATGGTAGAGAGATAAAGCTCACTACAGGGAGATTTGCTCCACAGGCTGGTGGTTCAGTAATGATTGAGTGTGGGGACACCTCCGTTCTCGTAACAGCAACAAGATCTACAGGAAGAGAGGGGATTGATTTCCTACCTTTAATGTGTGAATACGAAGAAAGGTTATATGCAGCAGGAAGGATTCCAGGAAGTTTTATGCGTCGCGAAGGTCGACCTCCCGAAAGAGCGACTTTGATATCAAGACTTATTGATCGTCCAATGAGACCTCTTTTCCCTGGTTGGATGAGGGATGACATACAAATAGTTGCAACCTGTCTTTCCTTAGATGAAAGAGTTCCAGCAGATGTATTAGCTGTAACAGGAGCTTCAATGGCAACATTAATGGCAGGTATTCCTTTCCAAGGGCCTATGGCTGCTGTTCGCGTTGGCCTCTTAGGAGATGACTTTGTTCTTAATCCAAGTTATCGAGAAATCGAAAGAGGTGATCTTGACCTTGTAGTTGCTGGAACTCCAGATGGAGTAGTAATGGTTGAAGCAGGAGCCAATCAACTTTCCGAACAAGACGTTATTGAAGCTATTGATTTTGGCTACGAAGCCATAACTGAATTAATCAATGCTCAAAAAGAAGTTTTAAAAGAGTCAGGAATCAATCAAGAGATTCCTGAAGCCCCTAAGGTTGACGAAACAATATCAAACTATTTAGATAAAAACTGTACAAAATCAATTAGTGAAGTCCTCAAAAACTTTGATCAAACGAAAGAAGAAAGAGACAATAAGATCGAAGAAATAAAGACAAGTATTTCTTTAAAAATAGATGGACTAAAAGACGATAACGCTGTAAAAAAATCTATTTCTTTAAACAACAAACTACTAGAAAATAGTTATAAAGCTTTAACCAAAAAGTTAATGAGAGATCAGATAATTAAGGAAGGTAAAAGGGTAGACGGAAGAGAATTGAATGAAGTAAGAGCAATTGAGGCTGATGCTGCAGTTTTACCTAACAGAGTTCATGGATCAGCTTTATTTCAAAGAGGTTTAACTCAAGTACTCTCTACTGCAACATTGGGCACTCCAAGCGATGCCCAGGAAATGGACGATTTAAACCCTAATACTGATAAGACCTATATACATCATTACAATTTTCCACCTTACTCAGTAGGAGAGACTCGACCAATGAGAACTCCTGGAAGAAGAGAGATTGGTCACGGAGCTTTAGCAGAAAGGGCTTTAATTCCTGTACTTCCAGCAAAAGATACTTTTCCTTATGTTTTAAGAGTTGTTAGCGAAGTCTTGAGTTCTAACGGCTCCACCTCTATGGCCTCAGTATGTGGAAGTACGCTTGCACTCATGGATGCAGGAGTCCCCTTAAAAGCCCCTGTAGGTGGCGCTGCCATGGGCCTAATCAAAGAAGGCAAGGAAGTCAGAATTTTAACTGATATTCAAGGTATTGAAGACTTTCTTGGAGATATGGATTTCAAAGTTGCTGGCACAGAAAAAGGAATTACAGCCTTGCAAATGGATATGAAGATAACTGGACTTCCCATTGAGACAATTGGGGAGGCTATTAATCAAGCACTTCCTGCTAGGACACACATATTAGGGAAAATGCTAGAGGCAATTGAAACACCAAAAGACAATTTATCTCCTCATGCCCCAAGGCTATTAAGCTTTAGAATTGACCCAGAGCTCATTGGAACTGTCATTGGACCTGGAGGAAGAACAATAAAAGGAATCACAGAAAGAACTAACACAAAAATCGATATAGAAGATGGGGGTATTGTCACTATTGCCTCACATGATGGGGCAGCGGCAGAAGAAGCTCAGAGAATTATTGAAGGTTTAACTAGAAAAGTACATGAGGGAGAAATTTTCCCTGGTTCCATCACTAGAATTATTCCAATTGGCGCGTTTGTTGAAATACTTCCTGGAAAAGAGGGAATGATTCATATTTCTCAATTATCTGAAGCAAGAGTAGAAAAAGTGGAAGACGTTGTAAAAGTTGGAGATCAAGTAACGGTAAGGGTAAGAGAAATAGATAATCGCGGGCGCATTAATCTAACTTTAAGAGGAGTATCTCAAAATGGTGGAATGAACAACTACCCTGAGCCAACTCCTACGCCTGTAGCCCCTCTTACTTGATAATTAAACTACAAATTTAGATTCTTCTAGAGAGAAAAACTCCATAGCTTTTTGGCAAATCTTTTTATGAGATTTACCATGGCTAGCAATTAAACAGCCAGGCTGAGAATAGTTAGTTTGCTGGTAAGTCAAATTTGTTCCATCGGCATGAGAGAACATTCCACCAGCCGCTTCAATGAGTACATGGGGAGCAGCCATATCCCAATCCTTTGGAGAAGTTTGTCCAGATATAGATATATAAACATCTGCTTCTCCTCTCATAATCGAGGCGATTTTACAACCGACACTGCCTATTTTTTTTGTCTCAGCAAAGCACAAAGTTGACAGAAGTTTTTTAAGTTTTGATTGTTGATGATTTTTGCTTGAAACCAGAACTAATTTAGGAATATCAATCCTTTCACTAAAAGAAAAGTTCTTTTTAGAGCCATCTCGGTTTTCAAACCATGCACCAATTCCAATAATTCCAAACCATAATTCATTCTTTTCAGGAATCAAAACTATCCCAAGTTTTGGCTTTTCTTTATATGCCAAAGCAATATGAACTGCATAGTTTTCAGACCCTTGAAGAAAATCCTTTGTCCCATCAAGTGGGTCAATAATCCAGCACCAATCTTTTTTATAATTTTCTAGTTGAAAGGTTTTTTCCTTAGAAGTTTCTTCACTTAAAATATCCCATTCTTTAAATGTGAGATTATCCTGCAATCCAGAGATCAATAATTCATTAACTGCCATGTCAGCTGCTGATACTGGGCCATCGCCACCTTCTTCTACAGTTAAGGATCTTGGAAAGCCATAGGGAGGCTGCTCCCCTCTCGCATATGCCATCAAAACATCGGCTGAAGCCCAGCAAAGTTTTCTAAGCTCATCCAATAAAGTCGTTAATTCGACCTCTTCTGGCACAACAAGATCAATTGACATAATGGATTTAATTGACGAGAACCAGCATCAGCAAGAAAGATCAGAACCTTGTCCAGGGACACTTTACATAGTAGGTACGCCAATAGGAAACTTAGGAGATTTATCTCCGAGGGCAAAGTCAATTCTCAAGAATGTTTCAGTAATAGCCTGTGAGGATACTCGTAGAAGTGGACAATTATTGAAAATAATAAAATCTAAAGTACCACTTCTTAGCTATCACAAACACAATTTCAAAAGTCGTCAATCTCAATTATTAGGAATACTAGAAAGCAGGGGGAGTCTTGCTTTAATTAGTGATGCTGGCTTACCAGGGATAAATGATCCAGGTCAAGAACTTGTTCATGCTGCTAGGTCCAATAGTTATGAAGTAATTTGCATTCCAGGACCTTGCGCTGCAACTACAGCATTAGTAATAAGTGGCTTACCATCAGAGCGATTTTGCTTTGAAGGGTTTCTCCCAAAGAAACGAAGCCTTAGGAAGAAACGTTTGGAGGATATTTCACAAGAACATAGAACGACAGTAATATATGAATCACCGCATCAATTGATAAAACTCTTAGAAGATTTATCTATTGAATGCGGAAAAGATCGCCCTATTCAAATCGCAAGAGAACTTACAAAAAGATATGAAGAGTCAATAGGGAAGACCATCGAGGAGGTAAAAAAATATTTCATGATAAACAAGCCAAAAGGAGAATTCACAATAGTTCTAGGAGGAAATAATAAAAAGAAAAAGAATAGAATAGGTGAATCAGAAGCATTAAATAAACTCAATATTTTAATCAATCAAGGAGAAAGATCTAATATTGCAGCTCGAAAAGTTTCAGAAGAAACGGGTTATGACAAAAAATGGCTTTATTCGAAATTACATAAGAAGCTTGACAAATAAACTTTTTAACTCAAAGCTAATAAAAAGATAAATTTTTATTAGAGAATTTTTAAATGTTTTTCAGATTAAAACTTTTAACTCTAAATATTGCCACAGCAATATTGTTAATTTTTTTTCTATGCCTAGGATCTCAAAATATAGGGAAAAAATATAGTTTAGATTTTATAATTAATAAAACAGTATCTCTTCCAATTGGTTTCTTAATGGGTGCGACATTTACTTTCGGATTAATGTCTGGTGGTTTAACTTCAGTATTAATGATTAGCAAGGATGATGATAATTAACTTTTACAATAACTAATTATCCAAGCCAATTATTGAATCTTCAAGTATTAATCTAGTAATACCTTTTGAAATTAAATATGATTTTGAAAGTTTAAATACATTTGTGTTTGGAACCTTAATTACTCTTTGACTTCTCGAACAAATCCTTTTAGCAGAACGTTGATTAGCAAATAATAAAATTGCATTTCTTTGTAATTCATTTTCAGGTAAAAAGCTCCACTCAGGCAAATCAGAAATAGACTGCAATTCTAACTCAACTTTTTTATCCACAATCATATATACGCTTTCAGGAAGGCTTTCATAATTAAGTATCTCAAAATCTGATTTTTGCTTCCCTAAATCAAAATCAAAGCTAGAAATCAAGGGGGCTATTTCCTCAAAATCATTAGCTACATCTTGACTATTATTATTACTTACAAAAGACAAATCTTCACTTAAATAATCAGAATCTTCAACTGAAAAAGAATTAATCATATCAAGTTCATGTAAATTAGATTCTTGATTTACGTTAATACTTGAATCTTCTTTTTCATCTTGTTCCTTAAATGAAATCAATGAATTAGAATATTCTATATCCTTCTTTTCTATTATAGTTTTAGTATCAAACAATTTTTCGCTTTTATTGTGAATCTTTGATCGTTTTTTCTTTAAAAGTTTATATTCACTATCTGTTAATAAAGTTTTGACCGTTCTATTTATAGTATTTGGTGAACAACTATATTTTCCTGCTAAGAAATTGGTACTATCTCCAGCCTTATAAGCATCTAAAATCTCTGCTTTTTGTGTTTTGGTCAACCTTCTTGAAATCATTTTCTATCGTTTCTACATATCCAAGATAAGACCTAATCGCTAGAACTAGTAAAAAAACATTTCAACCTACAAAAAAATCTTATAAAAATCCAGAAAGCACAAGGCACCACCAAATTCAGTCCCAAAAATCCTATATTATTTGATTATCCATATGTTGATAAGAATCAATTAATTTCAATACATCAACAATCAAGCTATTGTTGGTCTGCTTAATTCTGCTTGTGGCGTGATACGTCAGTATGTAGTCTTGAATAGTTGAGTTTTTCAGACTAAAGCGAGCCTTATCGTTTTTCTCTTAAAAGAACCCCATTTAGCTCCCTTAGCTCAGCTGGATAGAGCAACTGCCTTCTAAGCAGTGGGCCGCAAGTTCGAATCTTGCAGGGAGCGTTCAAAAAAGCTTTGATAGAAATAGACTTCAGAGATCGGTGAAATTATCCAAGTCATTTTTCATATGTCATGCTATTTGCTCTTATTGCAATTCTAAAACAAAATATTTACCAAAAAGATTTAGCCGTACCAACGAAATGGCGTATTGGCTTGAATTCTGCATCAAAATATCAAGGTTGAATGTGAACGTGGGTGGTTAATTACTCCACAAGGTCGCAAAACAAAGGTTGAAAGAAAACTTGCAAAAGGACTCGGATCTAATAATCCAAGAAGCTTATGGAATCTGTACATAGCTTTCAAGCAAGAAAATACCTCCTCCCTTATCAGAGACACATTTAAACGACCTAATGTCCTAACAATAAATTCAGATAATTCTCTTTCACCAAAAGAAGCTCAATCCAAAGTTGAAACTCAAAGCCTTGTTCAAGGTGTATTAATGAACAGGGAGAACTTAAAAAAACGAATACTTGGCGACTTGCAAAGCAAAAGGGAAAAGAACAACAACTACCTACTAAGCAAGGTGAAGACACATCAATTTATTAAGGAAACTCTAGTGAAGAAAAGCCTCGGTCAGAAAGAAAAGCGATGATTAAATACTCAAAACAGGACTGAAAAAAGTAAAAACCTGAGGAAACGAAAGGAAGAAAACCCTTCAAAACTTAGCTGTTTTTTCACTTTATGCTCGACCAACATGTTATGGATAAGGGCTGGAACACATTAAATACTGAAAAAGTGAATATTTAATTAGAAAATTTACGATAATCTTGTTAAAGGGAAAAAGTTTCCCTTGAAGGGAAAGCGGTGGGTAATTAACAAATACCTTTATTTCAATAGGCTTTGACAAATTACTTCCCCGTGCATGGAGATAAACTTCTGCATAATTACAACGGGTCAAGCTCTTCTTAAAGTTAAGCCCAAGTGTAAGTTAATATCCTAATGAAAAGCTTTTTAAAGAAAGAATAGAAGTGCCTGAAGAAATGAAAGGTTTTGGTAAACAACGTAAACATAAAAAGAAACAACCAAAAGCAAATAAAAAAATATTAATTCCAGGTGCTTTAGAAGAATTTAAAGGCAATTTTTCACTTTCAACCAATAAATCAGCCAAGCCAACTAAGGAAGAAATAATTAATAAAGTATTTAAATTTCATTCAGAAGGTAATATTCCAGAAGCAGTAAGATATTATGAACTTTTTATCAATCTTGGCTTTAAGGATTGCAATATTTTTTCAAATTATGGAATTATTTTAAGAAGGTTAGGGAAACTACAAGAAGCAGAATTATTTACTCGCAAATCTATTGAGATGAACCCTAACAATGCAGATGCTTATGTAAATCTAGGAAATATATTGATAGATCTTGGTAAATCAAAAGAAGCAGAATCATCACAACGTATTGCCATTAAATTGAACCCTAATCTTGCAATGGCGCATAACAATCTGGGAAACACATTGAAAGATCTTGGACAATTGAAAGAGGCAGAAATTTCTACTCGAAAAGCAATAGAAATAAATCCTGATTTAGCAATCTCTCATAATAATCTAGGATCTATTTTGAAAGATAAGGGCCAATTACAAGAGGCGGAAATTTCTGCTCGCAAAGCAATTGAAATAAAACCTGATTTCGCAGAAGCGCATTGTAATCTGGGATCTATCATGAAAGATCTTGGACAATTGAAAGAGGCAGAAATTTCTGCTCGCAAATCAATTGAACTTAAACCTGATTACGCTGTTGGTAATTTTAATCTTGGATGTATATTGCTTGATATATATGATAAATACCAATCGATTATTGATTTAAAAGAAGCAGAATTATATACTCGAAAAACGATAGAACTTAAACCTGATTATCCTGATGCTCATTTTAATCTAGGGTCCATTTTGCTGGATTCAGACAAATTAGAAGAATCACATCTAGCATATAAAAAATCCTTAGAAATAAATCCCAAACAAATTCGTACTATTTCCAAGATGATTTTCACTTCAGCCCATCTTTGCATGTGGGATCAGATGGAAAAGTATATACCTGATTTAAATAGATTAGGGATAGAGGGAAAGGCAGTAAATCCATTAGAATTAATGTATGTAGAGGACAACCCATTAAATCACTTAAAGCGTGCAGTTAAATATAATCAAGAACACAAAAAAGAAGAATTACCAAATGTCAATCACAAAAAAAACAAAAAAATTAAGATCGGCTATTTTTCATCTGATTTCAGAAATCATCCAGTTACTCATTTACTAATAAGGACACTAGAGTTACATGATAAATCCAAATTCGATATATATGCATATAGTCTATCTAAGGTTAAAGATGATTATACAATAAGAGTAAAGAAAGCTGTATCTACTTTCAGAGAAATCAATAATCTTTCTGATCTTGATATAGTTAAACTTGCAAGAAATGATCAAATAGATATAGCAATAGATCTAAATGGAATTACAAAATTTCATAGAGCTTCTATTTTTTCTTATAGAGTAGCTCCTATTCAAATAAACTATCTTGGTTATACTGGATCGCTAGGATCAGATTCCTATGATTATATTCTTGCTGATAAAGTATTAATTCCAGAGGAAAATAAGAAATTTTATACTGAAAAAGTCTTACACCTTCCTAATAGCTCTTATCCCCATGATAATACAAGGAAAGTATCAGTTAATAAATTCAGCAGGGAGCAATTAGGACTTCCAGTAGATGGATTCGTATTTACATGCTTTAATGCAATCCAAAAAATAACTAGAAAAGAATTCAATATATGGCTCAGATTATTACATAGCGTAGAAGGAAGTGTTTTATGGTTAATAAAACCACATCAGGTTGCAATGAATAACTTATATTCTGAATTAATTAATCATGGCTTAGATAAAGAAAGGATAATATTTGCTGAACATATGAAATTAGACGAGCATTTATCAAGACAAGCATGTGCTGATTTATTTCTTGATACTTTCAATTTTAATGCTGCAACAACAGCAAATTTTGCCTTATCCTCGGGTTTACCAGTTATAACTTTATTAGGAAAGAGTTACAGTGCAAGAATAGGAGCAAGTATACTAAGTGCTTGTAATCTAAATGAATTAATTACAACTAGCCATGCTGAATATGAATCTTTAGCATGTGAACTTGCAACTAACAAAGAAAAGCTCAAAGCAATTCGCGAAAAGCTTATAAATAAAAATAAATTATCGTTTTTTGATTCTTCCAAATTTACTAATGAATTAGAACTTATTTATAATAAAATTATTAATACTTAGTTATAAAAATGGAATTATCAATTTATGGTTCAACGGGTTTTATTGGAAGTAAATTTATAAAGATGTACCCTTTTCATAATAGAATCAAACGCGAAGAGAGGAAACCTTTAAATAAAGATATTCTCTATTTAATTTCAAATGTAGGTAATTATAATCTCGATATAGATGCTTCAATTGATATAAAAACGAATTTATCAATACTTTGTGAAGTCTTAAATTATTGTAAAAATGAAGAAATTATATTCAACTTTATAAGTTCATCATTGGTTTATGGAAGTTTATGCCCAATCCCTGCAAATGAAAACTCAATATGCACCCCTAAAGGTTTTTATTCAATTACCAAAAAATGTGCAGAAGATTTGCTTATTTCATTCAGTAAAACATTTGGCATCAAGTATAGAATACTAAGATTATGTAGTGTCTTAGGAAAAGGAGAAAAAAAAGTTTCTAATAGAAAGAATACCTTAACTCAGATTGTTAATAAATTAAAAACCAATGAAAATATTGAATTGCATGGTGAGAGGGGACAAATTAGAGAGATCATACATATTGAGGATGCTTGCAGGGCAATTGAGTTAATATGTAAAAAAGGAAGATTAAATCAAATATATAATGTTGGTTCTGGTGAAATAATAAAAATTGAAAGTTTCATAAGTAATGCAAAAGAAAAACTCCAATCGAAATCAAAAATTATATACGTAGACACACCTAAATCAAAAACAGAAGAACTAAAAACTAATTTCTGGATGGATAGTAAAAAACTTAATGATCTAGGGTTTAAAAACCATTTTAATTATAAAGATATAATCAATGACATATGTAATTAATTTTTAAAGGAAAACTATATTGATTATATATTTCATTTAAACCACTAGATTTGAACTATGCTTTTTACACCAATCTAAATTTGATAAATACCATTCAATTGTAATTAATATGGCTTTCGAGAAATCATGTTTAGGGCACCAATCTAATTCTTGTATTATTTTTTTATTATCAATAGCGTACCTTCTATCATGACCCGGGCGATCTTTTACAAATACCTTAAATCTACTATGAGGAGCATTTGATTTATTATGACTATCTAGTAATTCACAAATTAATTCTACGATCTCTTCATTACTTTTTTCCTGATTTGCTCCAATACAGTATGAATCACCTACTCTGCCATTTAAAGCCACTTTTAATAAAGCATCTATATGATCTTCAACGTAAATCCAGTCTCTTATATTTTTTCCATCTCCATAAATAGGGATAGGTTTTTGTGATATAGCATTCATAATAATTACAGGAATTAATTTCTCTGGTAATTGCCATGCTCCAAAATTATTACTTGAGTTAGTTATTATTGTAGGCAGCCCATAAGTATGAAACCAAGATTTAACTAAATGATCACTGGCCGCCTTTGTTGCTGAATATGGACTACTTGGTTTATATGGACTGTCCTCAGAGAAAAGACCAATTGGGCCTAGCGAACCAAAAACCTCATCAGTACTAACATGAATAAACCTAAAGGAATCTTTTCTAGATAATTCAAGTGATTCCCAATGCTGGAAAACTGACTCCAACAAATTAAATGTGCCTATCATGTTAGCTTCTAGAAATATTCGTGGGCCTAAGATAGATCTATCAACATGACTTTCGGCTGCTAAATGAAAAACAATATCTGGATCAATTAAATCAATAGCATTTTTAGTATCTTCCTTATTCGCTAAGTCAATATTTAACAATTGATATCTATTAAGATCAAATTCATTATTAACAACATCTAAGTTACTCGCGTAGCTTAATTTATCTAAGTTAAATACTTTATGAGTAGTTTCTTTAAGTATTCTTCTAACTAATGTTCCTCCTATAAAACCAGAGCCACCTGTAACGAGGATTCTATTTATAGGTTCAGGAAACGAAATCATGATTTTGACCTTATATTCTTAATTTGTGTAAAATTTTAAAGAAAAATTCATCTGGTATATTTAGTTCTTAATAGCTTTAATAGATATTTTCCATATCCACTATTACTTAAACTATCGGCTAATTTTTCTAATTGCAGATCATCGATCCAACCTTGTCTCCAAGCAACCTCCTCTGGACATCCTATTTTCAACCCTTGCCGATGTTCAAGAGTCTTAACATAAAAGGATGCTTCCTGAAGTGAATTAATTGTGCCCGTATCTAGCCATGCCATGCCTCTTCCCATGATCTTTACATTTAAAAGTTTATCATTTAAATATTTTCTATTTAAATCAGTGACTTCCATTTCGCCTCGCGAAGAAATTTCTAATTCTTTTATTCTTTTAAACACCGTATTATCGTAGAAATATATTCCTGTTATTGCATATTGAC is a window of Prochlorococcus marinus str. MIT 0917 DNA encoding:
- the rsmI gene encoding 16S rRNA (cytidine(1402)-2'-O)-methyltransferase, with translation MDLIDENQHQQERSEPCPGTLYIVGTPIGNLGDLSPRAKSILKNVSVIACEDTRRSGQLLKIIKSKVPLLSYHKHNFKSRQSQLLGILESRGSLALISDAGLPGINDPGQELVHAARSNSYEVICIPGPCAATTALVISGLPSERFCFEGFLPKKRSLRKKRLEDISQEHRTTVIYESPHQLIKLLEDLSIECGKDRPIQIARELTKRYEESIGKTIEEVKKYFMINKPKGEFTIVLGGNNKKKKNRIGESEALNKLNILINQGERSNIAARKVSEETGYDKKWLYSKLHKKLDK
- a CDS encoding tetratricopeptide repeat protein, whose amino-acid sequence is MPEEMKGFGKQRKHKKKQPKANKKILIPGALEEFKGNFSLSTNKSAKPTKEEIINKVFKFHSEGNIPEAVRYYELFINLGFKDCNIFSNYGIILRRLGKLQEAELFTRKSIEMNPNNADAYVNLGNILIDLGKSKEAESSQRIAIKLNPNLAMAHNNLGNTLKDLGQLKEAEISTRKAIEINPDLAISHNNLGSILKDKGQLQEAEISARKAIEIKPDFAEAHCNLGSIMKDLGQLKEAEISARKSIELKPDYAVGNFNLGCILLDIYDKYQSIIDLKEAELYTRKTIELKPDYPDAHFNLGSILLDSDKLEESHLAYKKSLEINPKQIRTISKMIFTSAHLCMWDQMEKYIPDLNRLGIEGKAVNPLELMYVEDNPLNHLKRAVKYNQEHKKEELPNVNHKKNKKIKIGYFSSDFRNHPVTHLLIRTLELHDKSKFDIYAYSLSKVKDDYTIRVKKAVSTFREINNLSDLDIVKLARNDQIDIAIDLNGITKFHRASIFSYRVAPIQINYLGYTGSLGSDSYDYILADKVLIPEENKKFYTEKVLHLPNSSYPHDNTRKVSVNKFSREQLGLPVDGFVFTCFNAIQKITRKEFNIWLRLLHSVEGSVLWLIKPHQVAMNNLYSELINHGLDKERIIFAEHMKLDEHLSRQACADLFLDTFNFNAATTANFALSSGLPVITLLGKSYSARIGASILSACNLNELITTSHAEYESLACELATNKEKLKAIREKLINKNKLSFFDSSKFTNELELIYNKIINT
- a CDS encoding NAD-dependent epimerase/dehydratase family protein; this translates as MELSIYGSTGFIGSKFIKMYPFHNRIKREERKPLNKDILYLISNVGNYNLDIDASIDIKTNLSILCEVLNYCKNEEIIFNFISSSLVYGSLCPIPANENSICTPKGFYSITKKCAEDLLISFSKTFGIKYRILRLCSVLGKGEKKVSNRKNTLTQIVNKLKTNENIELHGERGQIREIIHIEDACRAIELICKKGRLNQIYNVGSGEIIKIESFISNAKEKLQSKSKIIYVDTPKSKTEELKTNFWMDSKKLNDLGFKNHFNYKDIINDICN
- the rfbB gene encoding dTDP-glucose 4,6-dehydratase; translated protein: MISFPEPINRILVTGGSGFIGGTLVRRILKETTHKVFNLDKLSYASNLDVVNNEFDLNRYQLLNIDLANKEDTKNAIDLIDPDIVFHLAAESHVDRSILGPRIFLEANMIGTFNLLESVFQHWESLELSRKDSFRFIHVSTDEVFGSLGPIGLFSEDSPYKPSSPYSATKAASDHLVKSWFHTYGLPTIITNSSNNFGAWQLPEKLIPVIIMNAISQKPIPIYGDGKNIRDWIYVEDHIDALLKVALNGRVGDSYCIGANQEKSNEEIVELICELLDSHNKSNAPHSRFKVFVKDRPGHDRRYAIDNKKIIQELDWCPKHDFSKAILITIEWYLSNLDWCKKHSSNLVV